From a region of the Salvelinus alpinus chromosome 2, SLU_Salpinus.1, whole genome shotgun sequence genome:
- the LOC139550166 gene encoding merozoite surface protein 9-like: MRSPSYSPPDKEEGICWTEKEVLVKEEEEEEAVTIQIQVEVEAVTVKEEEKDVTVKEEEDAFRVKEEEDVTVKEEEEEKEEVTVFGVKEEEGEMTVTSKKEEEEEEEETGYMGPVSQSYLKASYGSKDEVSCEMLLGNRTLINTRSVSRNLDSCCSEGK, encoded by the exons atgaggTCACCAAGCTACTCTCCTCCTGATAAAGAAGAGGggatctgctggacggagaaagaagttctcgtgaaagaggaggaggaagaggaggctgttacaatACAAATACAAGTAGAGGTTGAGGCTGTTacggtgaaagaagaagagaaagacgttacagtgaaagaagaggaagacgcgttcagagtgaaagaggaggaggatgttacagtaaaagaagaggaggaagagaaagaggaggttacagtttttggagtgaaagaggaggaaggggagatgaCTGTTACGtcgaaaaaggaggaggaggaagaagaggaggaaactggatataTGGGCCCCGTTTCCCAAAGTTATCTTAAGGCATCCTATGGTTCTAAAGATGAAGTTAGCTGtgagatgcttttgggaaaccggaccctaattaacacta GATCAGTGTCCCGAAATCTGGACAGTTGCtgctctgaaggtaaataa
- the LOC139548360 gene encoding zinc finger protein 883-like, with amino-acid sequence MSSLSYSPLAKEEGICWTEKEALGLNIVMKEEEEDITVKGEEEAFRMKEEEGIETVTVEEEEVEVFRMKKEEEEDVIVKEEKEPFGVEEGKETVTVEEEEVEVFRMKKEEEEAITLKEEEEDVTVKEPFGVEEEAILRKEEEEDVLGDEEEVEGEEEETEDLINTREKPDSHSDSGKSPSENPDPDIPKPATRHNCSQCGKSFKWLCKLKEHVRTHTGEKLFQCSHCEKRFNQSSLLKEHEKIHTGEKPFQCSQCGKGFTWLRHLKEHERIHTGEKPFHCSQCGKRYTRLAHLKIHERIHSGVKAYLCSQCGKNFRWLENLKQHERTHTGEKPYHCSQCGKDFTTLGNVKEHKKKHTGEKPLQCSQCGKIFTHLGNLKRHEGIHTGEKLYHCSQCEKSFTQLGYLKKHEKIHSEEKPYPCSHCGKSFRWLGDLKEHERTHTGEKPYHCSLCGKDFTKLGNLKEHKKKHTGEKPYQCSLCEKTFTQLGGLKYHEGTHTEKKTYHCSQCQKTFTRLGNLKKHERIHTLR; translated from the exons ATGAGCTCACTAAGCTACTCCCCTCTTGCTAAAGAAGAGGggatctgctggacggagaaagaagctctggggctgaacattgtcatgaaagaagaggaggaggatattacAGTAAAAGGGGAGGAAGAAGCTTTCAGAatgaaagaggaagaggggatAGAGACTGTCAcagtggaagaagaggaggtagaagttttcagaatgaaaaaggaggaagaggaggatgttatagtgaaagaagagaaagaaccCTTTGGAGTGGAAGAAGGTAAAGAGACTGTCACAGTGGAAGAAGAGGAAGTAGAAGTTTTCAGAAtgaaaaaggaggaagaggaggccataacattgaaagaagaagaggaggatgttacagtgaaagaaccTTTTGGAGTGGAAGAGGAAGCTATCTTacgtaaagaggaggaggaagacgtattgggagatgaagaggaggtggaaggagaggaagaggagactgaagatctgattaacacca GAGAGAAACCAGACTCTCACTCTGACAGCGGGAAGAGTCCTTCAGAGAATCCAGACCCAGATATTCCCAAACCAGCGACAAGACAcaactgctcccagtgtggaaagagttttaagtGGTTATGTAAGCTCAAAGAGCatgtgagaacacacacaggagaaaagctcTTCCAATGCTCCCATTGTGAAAAGAGATTTAACCAGTCATCACTTCTGAAAGAGCATGagaaaatacacacaggagagaagcctttccaatgttctcagtgtggaaagggttttacatggttAAGGCACCTGAAAGAGCATGAGaggatacacacaggagagaagcctttccattgctcccagtgtggaaagcgtTATACCCGATTAGCACACCTAAAAATACATGAGAGAATACACTCTGGAGTAAAGGCTTACCtctgttcccagtgtggaaagaattTTAGGTGGTTAGAGAACCTGAAGCAGCATGAAAGGACACACAcgggggagaagccttaccattgTTCTCAGTGTGGAAAGGATTTTACCACATTAGGGAACGTAAAAGAGCATAAGAAgaaacacacaggagaaaaacctttacaatgttcccagtgtggaaagataTTTACACATTTAGGAAATCTAAAAAGGCATGaaggaatacacacaggagaaaaactcTACCACTGCTCTCAGTGTGAAAAGAGTTTTACCCAGTTAGGGTATTTGAAAAAACATGAGAAAATACACTCTGAAGAGAAGCCTTATCCCtgttcccactgtggaaagagttttaggtggttaggGGACCTGAAAGAGCACGAGAGGacgcacacaggggagaaaccttaCCATTGCTCCTTGTGCGGAAAGGATTTTACTAAGTTAGGGAATCTAAAAGAGCATAAGAAgaaacacacaggagaaaagccctaCCAATGCTCCCTGTGTGAAAAGACTTTTACGCAGTTAGGGGGCCTGAAATATCAcgagggcacacacacagaaaaaaagACCTACCACTGCTCTCAGTGTCAAAAGACATTTACCCGATTAGGGAACCTGAAaaagcatgagagaatacacacactcAGGTGA